One segment of Candidatus Hydrogenedentota bacterium DNA contains the following:
- a CDS encoding DUF1080 domain-containing protein, translating into MLKRVVVVAAMLCMALACYSQETAPAAEQKPAHPDVSTWNDLFKPDLSNADKPEGVWTFENGILTATEDKAIWTKKDYDNFILDLEFKTAEGTNSGVIVYCSDPENWIPNSVEIQIADDFAEKWANSPKTWQCGAIFGHLAPSKSVVKKPGEWNRFTITCKDKLITVVLNGEPITSMDMSKWTSAKTNPDGSEIPSWLSRPKAELPTKGRIGFQGKHAGAPIWFRNMKVKELE; encoded by the coding sequence ATGTTGAAGCGCGTTGTAGTTGTTGCAGCGATGTTGTGCATGGCCTTGGCGTGCTATAGCCAGGAAACCGCGCCGGCTGCGGAACAAAAGCCGGCCCACCCCGACGTGAGCACGTGGAACGACCTGTTCAAACCCGATCTTTCCAACGCCGACAAGCCGGAAGGCGTGTGGACCTTCGAGAACGGCATATTGACCGCTACCGAGGACAAGGCTATCTGGACGAAGAAGGATTACGACAACTTCATCCTGGATCTCGAGTTCAAGACGGCTGAGGGAACAAATAGCGGCGTCATCGTCTACTGCAGCGACCCGGAGAACTGGATTCCCAACTCGGTCGAAATCCAAATCGCCGATGATTTCGCCGAGAAATGGGCCAATTCGCCCAAGACGTGGCAGTGCGGCGCGATCTTCGGGCACCTCGCTCCCTCGAAAAGCGTGGTGAAGAAGCCCGGCGAATGGAACCGCTTCACCATCACGTGCAAGGACAAGCTGATCACCGTCGTGTTGAACGGCGAGCCCATCACCTCGATGGACATGAGCAAATGGACCTCCGCGAAGACCAATCCGGACGGCTCCGAGATCCCGTCATGGCTGAGCAGGCCTAAGGCCGAGTTGCCGACAAAAGGCCGGATTGGATTCCAGGGCAAACACGCGGGCGCGCCCATCTGGTTCCGCAACATGAAGGTCAAGGAACTCGAGTAG
- a CDS encoding 2TM domain-containing protein yields the protein MNDRERTYTQDEVTAIVASALRRQRSRDRVSLEDLVEIAAELGVSRGAVEEAAKHLATERDMEYAREQWLARQRREFRDHAVAYVIVNAFLIVVDLLVSGGSWWYWALIGWGVGLAFHAYSTFFPNPEEVDKGARALINGGKLEREPHV from the coding sequence ATGAACGACAGGGAACGCACCTATACACAAGATGAAGTCACCGCCATAGTCGCGTCGGCTTTGCGCCGTCAGCGGAGCCGCGACCGGGTCTCGCTGGAAGATCTCGTCGAGATAGCCGCCGAATTGGGGGTAAGCCGGGGCGCGGTCGAGGAGGCCGCGAAACATCTCGCTACGGAACGCGACATGGAGTATGCCCGCGAACAGTGGCTCGCCCGGCAGCGGCGCGAGTTCCGGGACCACGCGGTCGCGTACGTCATTGTGAACGCTTTTCTGATTGTTGTCGACCTGCTGGTGTCGGGCGGCAGTTGGTGGTACTGGGCGCTGATTGGCTGGGGCGTGGGCCTGGCCTTCCACGCCTACAGCACCTTCTTCCCCAACCCCGAAGAGGTCGATAAAGGCGCCCGGGCATTGATCAACGGCGGCAAACTCGAGCGAGAACCCCACGTGTAA